GAAGTTGTCCCCAAGATTCCCACGGTTTTCTTGTCTAGTGGGCTTGCTGGAACAGAGAGTTTAGGTTTGCAGAAGAGCGATGATTCCAATGGTAATATTGCAGAGACAGAGGGCTCTGTTTTCTTGCAAAGTGGCCTGATTTCTAACACCAGTAAGTATCAATTTATGTCTGGTGAAAATGTAAGTGGATTCTTAGAAGAGCCAAAAACAGTGAAATTTGTGGTCCAGGAAATGTTTGTTGGATCAAATGAGGTTCTTGTTTGCAGTGATCAAACTCTTGCTTGTGAAATTTCTGAAAGAAGAGATCCTTTGGAGCAGAAGTTGGACGAAATCCGACAAGAATTGGATGAAGAATCAGACTCCTTTTCATTTAGTTTTAAACTGTTCAATGCTTCCTGTTCAACTGTTGAAGGTACTCAAGGGCATGTGTTAGAGTTGGAAACTAATGGTCAAGAAACGGGAGATGACCCTTTCCAAATTCTTCCTAGTGAAGAAGTTTGTGAGGagaaacaaaaactaaattcTGCTGAATCTAAAGATTTTcgagttgaagaagaggaaaTTCCGGAGGATCAAGATTTTTCGTATGAGATTGAATTGCTTTCGCACAGCAAATTATCATGTCCTGATGCAAACCAAGAGTCTGATTCTGCTGGAGATGAGATACTGATCAGCAATCAAAGATTTGAGCCTACCAATGAAGCATTGCTTGGTGAAACTGATAGGAGAAAACAAGAAGATCTTGAGAAAGAGCACAGTGTTGATCAGGTGCTTATAGTTATGAGGAATTTGGAACTAGGCAGAGAAAGAGCAGACGATTTGGATGATGAATACATAGAATTAGAACCTCTGCATTCCAATTTACATGAACAGAATACTACGCACAGTGAAATATTGCCGGACAGTTGCCAAGAATGGAAAACTTGTTTGGATTCAGaatctgatgatgatgaagatggaCCAGATGTGTTGTGGGAACACCAGCATTTAGTTAaacagatgaagatggagCTGAAAAACTGTAGAATCAGAGGCCTTCCTACTATATCAGAAGAGTGCGAGAGTGAGAATCCTCAGATGGCAGACGAATTGAAACCTCTGAATATTGATCAGAAGATTGAGTACAAAGACATAATGGAGGAAATCCAGAAGTTCTACAAGAGCTACACGGAAAAAATGCGCAAATTGGACATCTTGAATTACCAAACCTTACACGCAATCAGTAAGTTAAAAGAACACTAAATTCCTGTCTTTAGCCGGACAAAATCACATTTCAATCATCGTCGTAAGATCTAGTTCAATAGATTCTTGAATTGGCATCCTGAATTTCGTTATACCAGTgtttgagtattttttttttttcttttttgtatgcAATAATCTACATATGTAATGTAGTACTACCTAGTCCTGTTATAGTTTCCTTTGTCCTGAAGAAGTATTAAGCTTTAGAGAAGGAAATTGATAGGTTGTCTTGGTCTCTTTATGGTCAAGACCCACTTCTTTATATGTAAAGCAACTCCAATTGTTTCAGTGCCTTTAAATCTATTGCAAGGACTGGCTGCTTTCTTTCATCATGgctacttttatttatttccataAAGTACTGATTAGTGACCACTTATTGTCCTTGTTACTTATCTAGTCAGCTCATACGCTTTACTATGTTAAACTAATTCGTTCTTGATTTAAAGTTAGAAAGTAGTAaacttactttttttttgaaaatattgagaaTGTTTCTGTTAAACAATTGTAGGTTTCCTCCAGCTGAAGGACTCCCAAGTATTCAATGCACGCAAAAAGTTGGCAGATTCAATACCTTCTATTTTGCCGAAGATTTGGCCATGCAAGGGACAGAGGATCTATGCTGATCCGATGCAGAAATCAATCACTGAGATACAGCGTGATTTGGAGGTGGTCTATGTGGGACAACTTTGTCTTTCATGGGAAATCCTCTGCTGGCTGTATGTAAAAGCACGAGAGTTACTGGAATATGATGCAATGAAAGGGAACCACTCTTACAACCGAGCTGCTGAGGAATTTCAACAGTTTCAAGTGCTCGCACAGAGATTCATAGAAGACGAACCGTTTCAAGGAAAGAGAATTCAGAACTATGTCAAGAGCCGGTGCGTGATACGCAGTCTTCTTCAGGTCCCAACGATCAAAGGTAAATTTAGCAACTTACATTACAGGAACCTAACTGTTCTGTTGAGTTGTAAATAAGCCTTACATTGTCTACAGACGATTGTTTGAAGGCaaagaaggaaagaagagAGGAAACAGACGCAATTTCACTTGAACAGTTGGTTGAAATCATCTGGGAGTCAATGCTGGTTTTCAGGGAATTTCTTTCCGCTGACAAGAGATCAACAAACGTGGTCCTAAAGGGTATTCAAGGAACTAAAGTTGATGTCGAAGACGCTGCAAACTCAGAGCTTCTAGTTGATATGATTACAAACCTACAAAAGGTTTGTTTTGTTCTGCTGTTTCATTTGGTATCTCAAACTAACAATTCTCCACTAAGCACAATTTCGTTCTTGTCATAATGCAGAAGGAGGGGAGAATAAGAGAACAGGTTAGAAGCCAAAACTGCATAGTGAAGAAGTTCAAGAAACAGCAAGAATCCCTACTGGATGTTGATCTGTTGACATCTCAGGTGGAGCTGAGGCTGGTTTCGAGAGTCCTCAGACAGTCAAGATTAACAACGGACCAATTACTATGGTGCCGTAACAAACTTAACAGCATCAGTTTTGTGGGCAGGAAGGTTCATGTGGAGCCATGTTTCTTGCTTTTTCCCTCTTAAAGATCTTACACTTTCTGCGCACATTTGCAGTGCAAATGGAGGTTTCTTACAGATAAGAAAGCATGGTAGAGGGACTTTATCGTGCAAATTAGGGAATGTCCAACTTTTGTACATATTAGAAAAGGGTAAAGTTAGTGAAATGGTGCATGGCAAGTTAATAGTCGGCGACATTGTGATGAGTTTAGAAcgtttataagtttttatataaaatgcaatttaccacATGTAATAAGGCTCCCTTTGAAAAAACAACTGCAAATTATcctttatgttttaaaaaatgaaataaaaaactcTTTGTCTAATCTGTTAGTGgggtaatttgttttatttttttaaaatataacagtaatttgctattttttttttccacataatttttttttactcgtTTTCTATTAtcacaaaaaagataaatcgAATTTAAcctatgttttatatatatatggacgGCATTTTCACATCTGATCCTATAAACAAATTCTGAATATAAGTAGATTTGATTGAACTTTTCAAGAACCTCACAAAAAATGATTTCTGTagtttctcaaatttttagtataatatttcCGCGCGCTtatcttattatatacaatAGATTTTTATTTCGCTGAATACTAATGTAACATGtgaatatataatcaatttcatttcgacacttatttttaatttttgcgtCCCCTATCTATGTTAAGAAATTACAGCTCCATTATTGTCATTGACTACTTAATCtgattaattttctcaagtaaaataataaacaattcagttattttttttttaatatattcatgttttagaataaaagaaagttattacttttttaataatataaaattatcaaaatcatATGAAAAGTACCATATAATAAAGATGTACTATAGTTTAAGGTCCTTCAAGTAAATCAAATACTAtttcttgtaaaaaaaaaataggagaaattgatatttatcaagaaaacaaaaataagagaaattgatgaaaaagtcgtttttttaagaatttaatgGGCCTGGAGGTTTTGGGCTAAATCTGAGACCAGCCCAGTACTCCCCACTCGACCTCTCAAAATCCCAGCCGTagatttcaaataaagaaaaaacatcatAACCGTTTAAGCTAGGGCTGCGTAGGAGCAGCCCGACTTATATATCTCCCTCGCAATTGCAAGCTTCTTCTCTGCCTCAGCCACCCAAAAGCCAAGAACTCGAGAATCCGAGAATCCGATTGAAGTGGGAAATGGTGCAGCGGCTAACATACAGAAAGCGGCATAGCTATGCCACGAAATCCAACCAACATCGGGTCGTCAAAACACCCGGTAATAACCCATACGAAAGCCTTTATTGGAATGTATTTTACGTGTTCtgctttgatttttgtttattaggTTTTACGAGTTAGATTTGGTGTTTGTTTCTGGTTAAATGTGTTCTTTTagctccccccccccccggcaATGGGCTTCTTTTGGTAGGTGGGTTTTGTTAATGTGATTGATAGAGTGTGTTTTGTGTGTGAAAAATAGGTGGGAAGCTAGTATACCAGAGTACTAAGAAGAGGGCAAGCGGTCCTAAGTGCCCTGTTACTGGCAAGAGAATCCAAGGGGTATGtatgcttcaattttaattctttcgATATGTGTATCTTAATGTGGTTCTATAGAATGTAAGATCACTTCTTTTTAGGATCTTGTTATAGT
The window above is part of the Sesamum indicum cultivar Zhongzhi No. 13 linkage group LG2, S_indicum_v1.0, whole genome shotgun sequence genome. Proteins encoded here:
- the LOC105156537 gene encoding uncharacterized protein LOC105156537; the protein is MGTVEFYAMLKTRFTHVDYTRLLLCELLLETMSRFGSVFLASVCALMVRIFGFISRYVYRQKPCLVEEDDSGFSTNRCDDEVVPKIPTVFLSSGLAGTESLGLQKSDDSNGNIAETEGSVFLQSGLISNTSKYQFMSGENVSGFLEEPKTVKFVVQEMFVGSNEVLVCSDQTLACEISERRDPLEQKLDEIRQELDEESDSFSFSFKLFNASCSTVEGTQGHVLELETNGQETGDDPFQILPSEEVCEEKQKLNSAESKDFRVEEEEIPEDQDFSYEIELLSHSKLSCPDANQESDSAGDEILISNQRFEPTNEALLGETDRRKQEDLEKEHSVDQVLIVMRNLELGRERADDLDDEYIELEPLHSNLHEQNTTHSEILPDSCQEWKTCLDSESDDDEDGPDVLWEHQHLVKQMKMELKNCRIRGLPTISEECESENPQMADELKPLNIDQKIEYKDIMEEIQKFYKSYTEKMRKLDILNYQTLHAISFLQLKDSQVFNARKKLADSIPSILPKIWPCKGQRIYADPMQKSITEIQRDLEVVYVGQLCLSWEILCWLYVKARELLEYDAMKGNHSYNRAAEEFQQFQVLAQRFIEDEPFQGKRIQNYVKSRCVIRSLLQVPTIKDDCLKAKKERREETDAISLEQLVEIIWESMLVFREFLSADKRSTNVVLKGIQGTKVDVEDAANSELLVDMITNLQKKEGRIREQVRSQNCIVKKFKKQQESLLDVDLLTSQVELRLVSRVLRQSRLTTDQLLWCRNKLNSISFVGRKVHVEPCFLLFPS